From Streptomyces asiaticus, one genomic window encodes:
- a CDS encoding DUF397 domain-containing protein, with product MTRLDRQELDWQRAAPADLPEGAAYLEVAVGPDDQILMRESNDPETVVVTTRAKWDAFIKGVKAGEFDDFADLTEDDVADLTKDDVADPTETDEPAGQ from the coding sequence ATGACACGGCTCGACCGGCAAGAGCTCGACTGGCAGCGGGCCGCACCCGCCGACCTCCCGGAGGGCGCCGCCTACCTCGAGGTGGCCGTGGGCCCCGACGACCAGATCCTGATGCGCGAGAGCAACGACCCGGAGACCGTCGTCGTCACGACCCGGGCCAAGTGGGACGCGTTCATCAAGGGCGTCAAGGCGGGCGAGTTCGACGACTTCGCGGACCTCACGGAGGACGACGTCGCGGACCTAACGAAGGACGACGTCGCGGACCCCACGGAGACGGACGAGCCCGCGGGGCAGTGA
- a CDS encoding bifunctional lytic transglycosylase/C40 family peptidase, translating to MRKVWLGVSVGLGVSFSFVALLVVGTYMVAADLVGGAGGKAVGLAKGAVPATYEPLIQRYGNSCPAINPALLAAQLYQESGWNAKAQSPANAKGIAQFIPATWASHGVDGNKDGVKDIWDPQDAIPSAAAYDCSLAKYVKDVPGDQTHNMLASYNAGAYAVIKYGGVPPYRETQNYVKTITTLAKSFEAPIQKVQPSQQSAGAIYFAQKQLGKPYLWGGNGTPEEGGRFDCSGLTKAAYKTVGIDLPRVANDQWNAGPHPKRSELLPGDLVFFAYDLDDPRSIHHVGIYVGGGYMINAPYTGAVIRFDKIDSPDYIGATRVTQDGAKALPRANPA from the coding sequence GTGCGTAAGGTCTGGCTGGGTGTCAGTGTCGGTCTCGGAGTCTCCTTTTCCTTCGTCGCGCTGCTCGTCGTCGGTACCTACATGGTCGCGGCGGACCTCGTCGGCGGTGCCGGCGGTAAGGCCGTCGGGCTGGCCAAGGGCGCCGTTCCCGCCACGTACGAACCGCTCATCCAGCGGTACGGGAACTCCTGCCCGGCCATCAACCCCGCGCTCCTCGCCGCGCAGCTCTACCAGGAGAGCGGCTGGAACGCGAAGGCGCAGAGCCCGGCCAACGCCAAGGGGATAGCGCAGTTCATCCCCGCCACCTGGGCCTCGCACGGGGTCGACGGCAACAAGGACGGCGTCAAGGACATCTGGGACCCGCAGGACGCGATCCCGTCGGCGGCCGCCTACGACTGCTCGCTCGCCAAGTACGTCAAGGATGTGCCGGGCGATCAGACGCACAACATGCTGGCCTCGTACAACGCGGGCGCCTATGCCGTGATCAAGTACGGCGGGGTGCCTCCTTACCGCGAGACCCAGAACTACGTGAAGACCATCACCACCCTCGCCAAGAGCTTCGAGGCGCCGATCCAGAAGGTCCAGCCCTCCCAGCAGTCGGCCGGGGCGATCTACTTCGCGCAGAAGCAGCTCGGCAAGCCCTATCTCTGGGGCGGGAACGGCACGCCGGAGGAGGGCGGGCGGTTCGACTGCTCGGGGCTGACGAAGGCGGCGTACAAGACGGTCGGCATCGATCTGCCGCGCGTCGCCAACGACCAGTGGAACGCCGGACCGCACCCCAAGCGGAGCGAGCTGCTCCCAGGCGATCTGGTCTTCTTCGCCTACGACCTCGACGACCCGAGATCGATCCATCACGTGGGGATCTATGTGGGCGGTGGCTACATGATCAACGCGCCCTACACCGGTGCGGTGATCCGTTTTGACAAGATCGACTCGCCGGACTACATCGGTGCTACGCGGGTGACTCAGGATGGCGCGAAAGCGCTGCCGCGGGCGAACCCCGCGTAA
- a CDS encoding FAD-binding oxidoreductase, with protein sequence MNRRTLLAAGTGLAATATGVTACNDDARKADGDTSPVGSSSSAPDARSASASGSRRAVDGKPKSADWSALGKDLQGDLVRPGDSDYTSASRLYNTRFDHLRPAAVAYTENTSDISACLDFARRHGAPVAIRNGGHSYAGWSSGDGRLVIDVSALSSIRTTSGEARIGAGAKLIDVYTTLGARGVTVPGGSCPSVGISGLTLGGGHGVVSRAYGLTADSLTGATIVTADGKALEVSKSREAELFWALRGAGNGNFGVVTELRFRTHDAADGVTCYMSWPWSKAAKVLSAWQKWGPDQPDEIWSALHLSAAPGRTPTVSISCFSLGTYGALQNAVDKLADGPGGPGPASQVSLRRRGYVDAMRMYAGCGDTSTANCHLPGDKPGRSTSGVLNRETYAARSDFFDRSLSQAGIRAMLDQLERYGRRTGGGGAVSIALTALGGAVNRVSPTATSFVHRRSRFLAQYTASWAAGGSGTAGNAWLDGAHKAMRRYASGAAYQNYTDASLKDWRSAYYGSAADKLTRVKKRYDPDRLFDFPQAL encoded by the coding sequence ATGAACCGGCGGACACTGCTGGCAGCGGGGACGGGGCTGGCGGCCACCGCCACAGGGGTCACCGCGTGCAACGATGACGCGAGGAAGGCCGACGGTGACACGAGCCCGGTCGGCTCCTCCTCCTCGGCGCCGGACGCCCGTTCGGCCTCGGCGAGCGGCAGTCGCCGCGCCGTCGACGGCAAGCCGAAGTCCGCGGACTGGAGCGCGCTCGGCAAGGACCTCCAGGGCGACCTGGTGCGCCCCGGGGACTCCGACTACACCTCGGCCAGCCGGCTCTACAACACCCGCTTCGACCATCTCCGCCCGGCCGCCGTCGCCTACACGGAGAACACCTCGGACATATCCGCCTGTCTGGACTTCGCCCGGCGCCATGGCGCCCCTGTCGCGATCCGCAACGGCGGTCACTCCTACGCCGGCTGGTCGAGCGGCGACGGCCGCCTCGTCATCGACGTCTCCGCGCTCTCCTCGATCCGTACGACCTCCGGTGAGGCACGGATCGGCGCCGGGGCCAAGCTCATCGACGTCTACACGACGCTGGGCGCTCGCGGGGTCACCGTCCCCGGCGGCTCCTGCCCGAGCGTCGGCATATCCGGACTGACCCTCGGCGGCGGCCACGGTGTGGTCTCCCGGGCGTACGGGCTGACCGCCGACAGCCTTACGGGTGCCACCATCGTCACCGCGGACGGCAAGGCCCTGGAGGTCTCCAAGAGCCGCGAGGCCGAGCTGTTCTGGGCGCTGCGCGGCGCGGGCAACGGCAACTTCGGCGTCGTCACCGAACTGCGGTTCCGTACGCATGACGCGGCCGACGGCGTGACCTGCTACATGTCATGGCCATGGTCCAAGGCCGCGAAGGTGCTGAGCGCCTGGCAGAAGTGGGGCCCGGACCAGCCGGACGAGATCTGGTCGGCGCTGCATCTGTCGGCCGCCCCCGGACGCACCCCCACCGTCTCCATCAGCTGCTTCTCGCTCGGCACCTACGGCGCGCTACAGAACGCGGTGGACAAGCTCGCCGACGGGCCGGGCGGCCCCGGCCCCGCCTCGCAGGTCAGCCTGCGCCGCCGCGGCTACGTGGACGCCATGCGGATGTACGCGGGCTGCGGCGACACCTCCACGGCCAACTGCCATCTGCCGGGTGACAAGCCCGGCCGCAGCACCTCCGGGGTGCTGAACCGCGAGACCTACGCGGCGCGCTCGGACTTCTTCGACCGCTCGCTGAGCCAGGCGGGCATCCGGGCCATGCTGGACCAGCTGGAGCGCTACGGGCGGCGCACCGGCGGCGGGGGCGCGGTCAGCATCGCGCTCACCGCGCTCGGCGGGGCGGTCAACCGGGTCTCGCCCACGGCCACGTCCTTCGTCCACCGCCGCTCGCGGTTCCTCGCGCAGTACACCGCGTCCTGGGCGGCCGGCGGCTCGGGCACCGCGGGCAACGCCTGGCTGGACGGCGCCCATAAGGCGATGCGGCGGTACGCCTCCGGGGCGGCGTACCAGAACTACACGGACGCGTCGCTGAAGGACTGGCGCTCGGCCTACTACGGCTCGGCCGCCGACAAGCTGACGCGGGTGAAGAAGCGTTACGACCCGGACCGGCTCTTCGACTTCCCGCAGGCGCTGTGA
- a CDS encoding phosphatase PAP2 family protein, whose translation MAGLALDGSNPDVSLLYDINGLAKDAPHWFDRVMEFVGEYGIIIGLVLVTLAAWWSVRKRPQEAPSAVAGLMWAPLAAGLALVANIPIRGFVERPRPFKDHQGLDVLVAGKTDFSFVSDHATLAMAVAVGVFMAHRAYGVAAIGLALLEGFCRVYMGVHYPTDVIGGFALGTAVTLLLAPLAMMLLTPLTTAVAGSRVGRLVRAEPAAADQDADEARAELAESRSVGGDHGNKDLAA comes from the coding sequence ATGGCTGGACTCGCACTGGACGGGTCGAACCCCGATGTCAGCCTTCTCTACGACATCAACGGGCTGGCGAAGGACGCCCCGCACTGGTTCGACCGCGTCATGGAGTTCGTCGGCGAGTACGGGATCATCATCGGGCTCGTCCTGGTGACCCTGGCCGCCTGGTGGAGCGTCCGCAAGCGTCCGCAGGAGGCGCCGTCCGCCGTCGCCGGGCTGATGTGGGCCCCGCTGGCCGCCGGGCTGGCGCTGGTTGCCAACATCCCCATCCGCGGCTTTGTCGAGCGGCCCAGACCCTTCAAGGACCATCAGGGGCTCGACGTCCTGGTGGCGGGCAAGACCGACTTCTCGTTCGTCAGCGACCACGCGACGCTGGCCATGGCGGTCGCCGTCGGCGTCTTCATGGCCCACCGCGCCTATGGGGTCGCCGCCATAGGGCTCGCGCTGCTGGAAGGGTTCTGCCGCGTCTATATGGGCGTCCACTACCCGACCGATGTCATCGGCGGGTTCGCCCTTGGGACGGCGGTCACGCTGCTGCTGGCGCCGCTCGCGATGATGCTGCTGACCCCGCTGACCACGGCCGTCGCGGGTTCGCGCGTCGGCCGGCTGGTACGGGCCGAGCCCGCCGCCGCCGACCAGGACGCGGACGAGGCACGCGCGGAGCTCGCCGAGTCCCGCTCGGTGGGCGGCGACCACGGGAACAAGGACCTGGCGGCCTAG